CGAGGTTTTGACGAGAAAAGGATACCAGTCGATTGTGGAATGTCAGGGACGGCTTAAGGAATTATGAGCCTATTTCATGCCGAAGTTGCGAGGGAGCAAGTTTTGTTGCAGCGCCTGACGCAGGAGCTGGGCGACGTTCCGAACATTGAGTCGGCGCATCAAGTTGAAACGATGGACTTCGACCGTCCGGACGCTGATGTCCAGTGTCCCGCCGATCTCACGATTGGTATGGCCCAGCGCGACCAATCGAAGAATCTCGCGTTGACGGGGCGTAATATGCAGAGAAGGTTTGGAACGGTGTCCCACCCGATGGGGCGGGCGTGCGGTGGTGTGTTTGCTTCTAGCCATCTGTCCTCCTCTGGAAAAAGTCTGAGGTCAGTCTAGCAAACGACCGGATACGTGTAAACGAAATGACTGATTTGTGCCGAGCGCGCGGATGTCTAGATCGGAACTGATGAGACGTTTCCCAGCAGAAAGCTTATCTCACGTTCAATGCCTGCCTTTGTAAGGGTCTTACTCCTTCTTCTTACCGCGCATGTCCGGCAATGGCCGTTACGCACGCTGCTGACGATCGTCGGAGTGGCGCTCGGCGTGTCGGCTTCCGTCGCCGTGCGGACTGCCAACGTTGACGTGTTGAGGTCCTTTGAAGAGGCGGTCCTGACGGTGGCTGGTCCCACGACTTTGGAAGTGTCAGGAGGGGAGACCGGGCTTGATGAACAGGTCATTAGACAGGTCAGAACCATCGCCGGCGTAAGATCTGCATCGCCGGTGATTCTACAGACGGCCGTTCGCATAAGAGGAGAGCACGTCGACCACGCGGTGCAAGTGGTGGGGCTGGATCTTCTGGTCGAATTCAATACACGCGGGTTCCGCATGAACCAGCCGTCAACGGAACGTCAGTTGATGGGGATGATCGAGCCACAGGCGGTGTTCTTGGGAGCCAATTTGGCCACAGAGTGGAACCTGTCGGTCGATGAGGAGGTTGATCTTCTCCTTGGATCCAGGCGTCTCACCTGCCGGGTTGCAGGGATTCTTCAAAATGGGCAGGACCGACCTTCCTCATGGGAACGCATGGCTGTGATGGATATCGCTGCGGCACAAATTACGTTCGGGATGGTTGGGAAGTTAGATCGAATCGATATCGTGACCGACCAACAAAAGACCGTCGATGAGGTCGCACAGGATCTACGGGCTGTTCTACCTCCCTATTTGACGGTGGAACGGCCGGCCAACAGGACGAGGCAGGTTGAGCAAATGGTGCGCGCCTTCCGTCTCAATCTGACGGTGTTGAGCTGGGTTGGCCTGTTAGTTGGGATGTTTCTGATCTACAACACGATGGCATTCGCCGTCGCCCAGAGGAGACGAGAAATCGGAATCTATCGAGCCATTGGGATGACTCAGTCTCGGGTGGCAGTATTGTTTTTGATGGAAGCCGGGTTCTTTGGATTGTTGGGAGGAATCGCCGGAAGTACAACCGGAATGGTGCTCGCGCAAGAGCTGGTGGCTTTGCTCAGTCAAACGATTTCGGATCTCTATGCTCCAGTCGGGGTCGGCGAAGGAGGGCTATTCCAGAGCGGCCA
This Nitrospira sp. DNA region includes the following protein-coding sequences:
- a CDS encoding response regulator transcription factor, with product MARSKHTTARPPHRVGHRSKPSLHITPRQREILRLVALGHTNREIGGTLDISVRTVEVHRFNLMRRLNVRNVAQLLRQALQQNLLPRNFGMK